One part of the Schistocerca piceifrons isolate TAMUIC-IGC-003096 chromosome 2, iqSchPice1.1, whole genome shotgun sequence genome encodes these proteins:
- the LOC124776106 gene encoding putative ankyrin repeat protein RF_0381 has translation MYANDTIRALHAAVKAGNLQGVVEMLAKGADFEAADSFQVRPIHLAAGWGHLDILKTLIERGCNVNAGACIITPVFKRLEQGMTPLHFAARNFDPSVAHTLISAGANVNAKTNCGVSPLHIAAQRGHSSVVKALVSANADMNAIDAGTLNPLHWAVREGNLDAVKILIRSGAEVDAKSCLQITPLHYAAELWHVEVVKYLLAKGAEVNAIDNRRWTPLHFAVDEDSTQILLFSKGHLDARVHASKLNTTKVLIENGADVNAKGSKNETALYLAVKYGDPVVARCLLQNGAYYNGNTSMSEIAALMRNENVNALFCATEKLFEAVKKGKCAEIEKCVQEGAPVNSRSIKYETPLTYASWKGHLPVVNVLLKHGARVNLSNSNGVTPLHYAAKFGHHEILCVLLQHGAVYNATSKTGKKTPLHFAHEAGKQEVSETLKLIDRMFIRMSKKDETVLKELSELKDINYAKLLAVKNCKNINQETLTQIASKNGYEELCKMFCDL, from the coding sequence ATGTACGCGAACGACACCATAAGAGCACTCCACGCTGCGGTAAAGGCCGGCAACTTGCAAGGTGTCGTGGAAATGCTGGCAAAAGGAGCAGACTTCGAAGCCGCAGACTCTTTCCAGGTACGACCGATCCATTTAGCTGCGGGATGGGGTCATTTGGACATTCTTAAAACTCTTATCGAACGTGGCTGTAATGTAAACGCAGGGGCTTGCATAATTACCCCAGTGTTCAAGAGGCTCGAGCAGGGTATGACGCCGTTACATTTTGCAGCCAGAAATTTTGACCCAAGCGTAGCACACACTTTGATCAGTGCTGGTGCTAATGTGAACGCCAAAACTAATTGCGGTGTGTCTCCACTGCACATTGCGGCACAGCGCGGCCATTCGTCCGTAGTGAAAGCACTAGTTTCTGCGAATGCAGACATGAATGCCATTGACGCTGGAACGTTGAATCCGTTGCACTGGGCAGTTCGCGAGGGCAATTTAGATGCTGTAAAAATTCTTATTCGCAGTGGTGCTGAAGTTGATGCGAAGTCTTGTCTACAGATTACACCATTGCATTATGCAGCAGAGCTCTGGCATGTTGAAGTAGTTAAATACCTTTTGGCAAAAGGAGCCGAAGTTAATGCAATTGATAACAGAAGGTGGACGCCGCTTCACTTTGCAGTAGACGAGGATTCCACCCAAATACTTCTCTTCAGTAAAGGACACTTGGATGCACGGGTGCATGCTTCAAAACTGAATACCACGAAAGTTCTCATTGAAAACGGAGCAGATGTAAACGCAAAGGGAAGCAAAAACGAAACCGCTCTGTACCTGGCTGTGAAGTATGGCGATCCTGTAGTCGCTAGATGCTTATTGCAGAATGGTGCATATTACAATGGAAACACTTCCATGTCAGAGATTGCTGCTCTAATGAGAAACGAGAATGTAAATGCTTTATTTTGTGCTACTGAAAAGCTGTTTGAAGCTGTGAAGAAAGGAAAGTGTGCTGAAATTGAAAAATGTGTTCAAGAAGGGGCACCAGTCAACAGCAGAAGCATCAAGTATGAAACACCGCTTACTTATGCATCTTGGAAAGGACATTTACCTGTTGTTAATGTTTTGCTTAAACATGGGGCTCGTGTTAATTTGAGCAACAGTAATGGTGTTACACCACTGCATTATGCAGCAAAATTTGGGCATCATGAAATACTGTGCGTTTTATTGCAACATGGTGCAGTATACAATGCAACATCCAAAACAGGCAAAAAAACACCACTACATTTCGCCCATGAAGCTGGAAAACAAGAAGTTTCAGAGACACTAAAACTGATTGATCGTATGTTTATTAGAATGAGCAAAAAGGATGAAACAGTGCTAAAAGAGTTAAGTGAATTAAAGGACATAAACTATGCTAaacttcttgctgtaaaaaattgcaaaaatataaaTCAGGAAACTCTGACACAAATAGCTTCAAAAAATGGCTATGAAGAactttgtaaaatgttttgtgatttGTAA